One Bacteroidota bacterium DNA window includes the following coding sequences:
- a CDS encoding CYTH domain-containing protein: MGVEIERKFLVDKNLFKPSVKGELVHQVYLKRNNGRSVRVRIIGTNAFITIKNTITAMVKNEFEYAIPLQDAQEMIEIFKDLPAIKKIRYQQVIDGNEWVVDEFLGENEGLLMAEIELPSTSTSFSKPAWLLKEVTDDFRFHNSSLAALPFKGWTEKP; the protein is encoded by the coding sequence ATGGGAGTTGAAATTGAAAGAAAATTTTTAGTCGATAAAAATCTTTTTAAGCCTTCCGTAAAAGGGGAATTGGTGCATCAGGTTTATTTGAAAAGGAATAATGGTCGTTCTGTTCGTGTAAGAATAATTGGGACAAATGCTTTTATAACAATTAAAAATACCATTACTGCAATGGTTAAAAATGAATTTGAATATGCAATTCCTTTACAGGATGCACAGGAAATGATCGAAATATTTAAAGATCTGCCGGCTATTAAAAAAATCAGATATCAGCAGGTAATTGATGGGAACGAATGGGTAGTCGATGAATTTTTAGGAGAAAATGAAGGTCTTTTAATGGCAGAAATTGAGCTTCCCTCTACCTCAACTTCATTTTCCAAACCGGCTTGGTTGCTAAAAGAAGTTACTGATGACTTCAGGTTTCATAACTCCAGCCTTGCAGCTCTTCCTTTCAAAGGTTGGACAGAGAAACCTTAA
- a CDS encoding Zn-dependent hydrolase, which translates to MKSKLFILFFMSIILITSGCSSIKNGKNESVSIIPPNIALNPTSVEEVDSRLQIYAPFELKSDVSHLSDNEKEILPLLFQIADIMEEIYWEQTIGNREDFLNRIKDPGSALFSLINYGPWDRLNGNQSFIAEIGDKPAGANFYPVDMTKEEFEAFTDPNKTSQYTLIRRDKNGSLKSVWYHEAYKDETEKAVSLLKKAAKLAEDPGFKKYLTLRAEALATDNYQASDFAWMDMQNSNIDFVVGPIENYEDALYGYKAAHESFILIKDIDWSKKLAKFGAMLPDLQTKLPVEPEYKKEVPGSNADIFAYDVVYYAGDCNAGSKTIAINLPNDEEVHLKMGSRKLQLKNAMRAKFEQIVVPISKMLIDESQQKYVKFDAFFENTMFHEVGHAMGIKNTLDGTQTVRAALKEKYSSMEEAKADIMGLYLVTQLYEMGELTQGEVMDNYVTFFAGIFRSSRFGAASAHGKANMMRFNYFADKGVFTRSEEGTYTIHFEEMKKAMISSLQDILTIQGNGDYETASKLIEEKGIVMPTLQADLDRLGNASIPVDIVFSQGLSRLGL; encoded by the coding sequence ATGAAATCAAAACTATTTATCCTTTTTTTTATGAGTATCATTTTAATTACCTCTGGATGTTCTTCTATTAAAAATGGCAAGAATGAATCAGTTAGTATCATTCCACCTAATATTGCCCTAAATCCTACATCGGTGGAAGAAGTAGATAGTCGTTTGCAAATTTATGCTCCTTTTGAATTAAAAAGCGATGTAAGCCATTTGTCCGACAACGAAAAAGAAATTCTTCCCCTCTTGTTCCAGATTGCTGATATTATGGAAGAAATATATTGGGAGCAAACCATTGGAAACAGAGAAGATTTTTTAAATCGCATAAAAGATCCTGGTTCAGCTTTATTTTCCTTAATCAATTATGGCCCCTGGGACAGATTAAATGGAAACCAATCATTTATTGCAGAAATTGGTGACAAACCGGCAGGAGCTAATTTTTATCCTGTTGATATGACCAAAGAAGAATTTGAAGCATTCACGGACCCAAATAAAACCAGTCAATATACCCTTATCAGAAGGGACAAGAATGGCTCGTTGAAATCAGTATGGTATCACGAGGCTTATAAAGATGAAACTGAAAAGGCGGTGAGCCTGTTAAAAAAAGCAGCTAAACTCGCCGAAGATCCGGGATTTAAAAAATATTTAACCCTCCGTGCTGAAGCGTTGGCAACCGACAATTATCAAGCGAGCGATTTTGCCTGGATGGATATGCAAAACTCTAATATTGATTTCGTGGTTGGTCCTATCGAAAATTACGAAGATGCACTTTATGGTTATAAAGCCGCTCATGAATCTTTCATTTTAATTAAAGATATTGATTGGAGCAAAAAGCTGGCAAAATTCGGAGCAATGCTTCCTGATTTACAAACCAAATTACCTGTTGAACCTGAATACAAAAAAGAAGTACCCGGTTCAAATGCCGATATTTTTGCTTACGATGTGGTTTATTATGCTGGCGATTGCAATGCCGGAAGCAAAACCATCGCAATCAATCTTCCAAACGATGAAGAGGTACATTTAAAAATGGGCTCACGTAAGCTGCAATTAAAAAATGCAATGCGAGCTAAATTTGAACAAATAGTGGTTCCGATTTCCAAAATGCTCATCGACGAAAGTCAACAAAAATATGTCAAATTTGATGCGTTTTTTGAAAACACCATGTTTCATGAAGTAGGACATGCCATGGGAATAAAAAACACCCTCGACGGCACCCAAACCGTTCGTGCAGCACTTAAAGAAAAATATTCATCAATGGAAGAAGCTAAAGCCGATATTATGGGGCTTTACCTTGTAACCCAATTATACGAAATGGGAGAACTTACTCAGGGCGAAGTGATGGATAATTATGTTACCTTTTTTGCCGGAATATTCCGATCAAGTCGTTTTGGAGCAGCCAGTGCGCACGGCAAAGCAAATATGATGCGATTTAATTATTTTGCAGATAAAGGTGTTTTCACACGAAGCGAAGAAGGAACCTATACCATTCATTTCGAAGAAATGAAAAAAGCAATGATCAGTTCGCTACAAGATATTCTTACGATTCAAGGTAATGGCGATTACGAAACAGCCTCAAAACTGATTGAAGAAAAAGGAATTGTTATGCCTACTCTTCAAGCTGATCTTGATCGACTTGGCAATGCTAGTATCCCTGTTGATATTGTCTTTTCACAAGGACTTTCAAGACTTGGATTATAA
- a CDS encoding M3 family metallopeptidase — MKKMIIMLCFTCLGIISCKQKAEQTETVNPFFSEYNTPFQVPPFEQIKLGHYIPAFEKGMLEHKKEVDAIINSKEEATFDNTIAAIDKAGELLGKVSMVFYSIVGANTNKELDSIQMVIAPVLAAHGDDIRLNPKYFERIKAVYDNREQFNLTAEQLFILENQYKGLVRNGAELTSEKKEELKAINQKLSTLAVQFDQNVLSETNSFKLVIDNEADLAGLPESVRAAGADDAKAAEMEGKWVFTTQRPSMYPFLQYSEKRDLREKLYMAYTNRSNHDDDKDNKAIVAQIMKLRVERANLLGYKTHAHLTLEPRMAGTPDRAIALLDQLWNAALPIAKSEAKQMQAVIDKEGGNFKLASWDWWYYAEKIRMAKYNLDENEVRPYFKLENVRDGAFWVANQLYGITFTPIENIPLPHPDAQAFEVKEADGSHLSVLYMDFYPRESKSGGAWCGSYRDHHFLDGKEIKPIVTVVCNLTKPAGDTPSLLSMDDVSTLFHEFGHALDGMFAKTTYNSNYIAWDFVELPSQIMEHWVTEPEVLKQYAKHYQTGDVIPNELVKKMDAASKFNQGFVNVEIIAASLLDLAYHTIEKPVDIDVAKFEKDYLNSIGLIPEIESRYRTTYFGHIIGGYDAGYYSYTWAAVLDNDAYEAFTENGIFDKATADKFRKCILEKNGIENAMEMYVNFRGREPKIEPLLKNRGLN; from the coding sequence ATGAAAAAGATGATCATCATGCTTTGTTTTACATGTCTTGGAATCATTTCATGTAAGCAGAAGGCAGAACAAACTGAAACCGTAAATCCATTCTTTAGTGAATATAATACACCTTTTCAGGTACCTCCTTTCGAACAAATAAAACTTGGACATTATATTCCTGCTTTTGAAAAAGGAATGCTTGAACACAAAAAAGAAGTTGATGCAATAATTAATAGTAAAGAGGAAGCTACTTTTGACAACACGATTGCAGCTATAGATAAAGCAGGAGAGTTGCTTGGAAAAGTATCAATGGTATTTTATAGCATTGTCGGTGCAAATACAAATAAAGAGCTGGATTCTATCCAAATGGTGATTGCTCCTGTTTTGGCTGCTCATGGTGACGATATCAGATTAAACCCCAAATATTTTGAAAGAATAAAAGCCGTTTATGATAATCGTGAACAATTCAATTTAACTGCCGAGCAATTATTTATTCTCGAAAACCAGTATAAGGGCCTGGTGAGAAATGGTGCTGAATTAACCTCTGAGAAGAAAGAAGAGTTAAAAGCCATCAACCAAAAACTTTCTACACTTGCTGTTCAATTTGATCAAAATGTATTGAGCGAAACCAACAGTTTTAAATTGGTTATTGATAATGAAGCTGATTTAGCCGGCTTGCCTGAATCTGTTAGGGCGGCAGGTGCTGATGATGCCAAAGCAGCAGAAATGGAAGGAAAATGGGTATTCACAACTCAACGCCCAAGTATGTATCCTTTTTTACAATATTCCGAAAAAAGGGACTTAAGGGAAAAATTGTACATGGCCTATACAAATCGTTCAAATCACGATGACGATAAAGACAATAAAGCCATTGTTGCACAAATTATGAAACTTCGTGTTGAAAGAGCTAATTTGTTGGGATATAAAACACATGCCCACCTTACTTTAGAACCACGAATGGCAGGTACTCCCGATAGGGCCATTGCATTGTTAGATCAACTCTGGAATGCTGCATTGCCTATTGCTAAAAGCGAAGCTAAACAAATGCAAGCCGTGATCGATAAAGAAGGTGGTAATTTTAAACTTGCATCGTGGGATTGGTGGTATTATGCTGAAAAAATACGGATGGCAAAATATAATTTGGACGAGAATGAAGTTCGTCCTTATTTCAAATTAGAAAACGTTAGGGATGGTGCTTTTTGGGTTGCCAATCAATTGTATGGAATTACATTCACCCCCATTGAAAACATTCCCTTACCTCATCCAGATGCACAGGCTTTCGAAGTGAAGGAAGCTGATGGAAGTCATTTATCAGTTTTATACATGGATTTTTATCCAAGAGAAAGTAAGAGTGGAGGTGCATGGTGTGGCAGTTATCGGGATCATCATTTTTTAGATGGAAAAGAAATTAAGCCTATTGTAACTGTTGTATGTAATCTAACAAAACCTGCAGGTGACACTCCATCACTTTTAAGCATGGATGACGTTTCTACTTTATTCCACGAATTTGGTCATGCCCTGGATGGTATGTTTGCAAAAACAACTTATAATTCAAATTATATTGCTTGGGATTTTGTTGAATTACCCTCACAAATTATGGAACATTGGGTAACTGAGCCAGAAGTTTTAAAACAATATGCAAAGCATTATCAAACGGGAGATGTAATTCCAAATGAATTGGTTAAAAAAATGGATGCCGCCAGTAAATTTAACCAGGGTTTCGTTAATGTTGAAATTATAGCCGCTTCATTGCTCGATCTTGCTTATCACACGATTGAAAAACCTGTTGATATTGATGTTGCCAAATTCGAAAAAGATTATTTGAACAGCATTGGTTTAATTCCTGAAATTGAATCGAGATACAGAACTACTTATTTCGGACACATCATTGGTGGATACGATGCAGGTTACTATAGTTATACCTGGGCCGCTGTTTTGGATAATGATGCTTATGAAGCATTTACCGAAAATGGCATCTTTGATAAAGCAACTGCCGATAAATTCAGAAAATGCATTTTAGAAAAAAATGGTATTGAAAATGCCATGGAAATGTATGTTAATTTCAGAGGCAGAGAACCGAAAATAGAACCTTTATTAAAAAACAGGGGCCTAAATTAA
- a CDS encoding M3 family metallopeptidase: protein MKKLIMFVCIAGLGLAACNTQEKQVADNGNPFFSEFDTPFHVPPFDKIKAEHYMPAFLEGMKLEKAEIEAIVNNPEAPTFENTIIPYTRAGRFLGRVSSVFGGLSSANTTDELKAIAKELSPIRSAHSNEISLNPALFQRIKTVYEQRDSYNLEPDALFMLENLYGSFVRNGANLDDDAKEKLKEINVELSGLSVQFGQNLLGETNAYQLIIENEADLDGLPENIKALGAEEATRAGLDGKWVYTTQRASMYPFLTYAKNRDLRKQIYTAYTMRGDNDNERDNKKIASDIYKLRLRRANLLGYKTHADLILSTRMAKTSERVYDLLDQVWWPALEVAKKEVKDMQAIADAEGGKFKIAAWDWWYYAEKVRADKYNFEDSEIRPYFSRKNVQDAIFYVANQLYGITFTEVKDAPKPHPDAFLFEVKEADGSHLGVLYQDFYPRASKNGGAWCGGYERYKIVDGVVTPPIITMVTNVAAPVGDLPALLSIDDVTTVFHEFGHALDGLFSNVRYEQTFRSTDFTELPSQIMEHWAMEPDVLKVYAKHYKTGEVIPDDLIEKIQKSSLFNQGFITVEFVAAALIDMEYYTQTVEKDLDIRAFEKDFFAKRKLIPEIAPRYRTTYFSHIIGGYSAGYYSYLWSGVLDNDAFEAFKETSLFDQETAQKFRREILEPNGLKDPDEMYFNFRGRAPIIEPLLKSRGLK from the coding sequence GTGAAAAAATTAATAATGTTTGTTTGTATAGCAGGCTTAGGACTAGCTGCATGCAACACTCAGGAAAAACAGGTAGCCGATAATGGCAATCCGTTCTTCTCTGAATTCGATACCCCTTTTCATGTTCCTCCTTTCGATAAAATTAAAGCTGAGCATTATATGCCTGCATTTTTAGAAGGGATGAAACTTGAAAAAGCCGAAATTGAGGCAATTGTAAATAATCCGGAAGCCCCAACATTTGAAAATACAATAATTCCTTATACGCGAGCCGGTAGATTTTTAGGTAGAGTAAGTTCTGTATTTGGCGGATTAAGCAGTGCAAATACAACTGATGAATTAAAAGCCATTGCGAAAGAACTTTCACCTATTCGTTCAGCCCATAGCAATGAAATCAGTTTAAACCCTGCATTGTTCCAAAGGATTAAAACTGTTTACGAACAAAGAGATTCTTATAACTTAGAACCGGATGCACTTTTTATGCTGGAAAATTTATATGGCAGTTTCGTCAGGAATGGTGCCAATTTAGATGATGATGCAAAAGAAAAACTCAAAGAAATTAATGTGGAACTTTCCGGTTTAAGCGTTCAATTTGGTCAGAATCTATTAGGAGAAACCAATGCTTATCAATTAATTATTGAGAATGAAGCAGATTTAGATGGTTTACCTGAAAACATTAAGGCTCTGGGTGCTGAAGAAGCTACTCGTGCTGGTCTTGATGGTAAATGGGTTTATACAACACAACGTGCCAGCATGTATCCTTTTTTGACTTATGCCAAAAACCGAGATTTACGTAAGCAAATTTACACCGCTTATACCATGAGGGGTGATAACGATAATGAGCGTGATAATAAAAAAATTGCATCAGACATTTATAAATTAAGATTACGACGAGCCAATTTGTTAGGTTATAAAACCCATGCAGACTTAATTCTTTCAACACGGATGGCTAAAACTTCCGAACGTGTTTATGATTTATTGGATCAGGTATGGTGGCCGGCATTAGAAGTTGCCAAAAAAGAAGTAAAAGACATGCAGGCCATTGCTGATGCCGAAGGCGGTAAATTCAAAATTGCTGCCTGGGATTGGTGGTATTATGCCGAAAAAGTTAGAGCCGATAAATACAATTTTGAAGACAGCGAAATTCGCCCTTATTTTTCCCGAAAAAATGTACAGGATGCCATATTTTATGTAGCTAATCAACTTTATGGGATAACCTTTACAGAAGTAAAGGATGCTCCAAAACCTCATCCTGATGCATTTCTTTTTGAAGTAAAAGAAGCAGATGGAAGTCACCTGGGTGTATTGTATCAGGATTTTTACCCGCGTGCCAGTAAAAATGGCGGCGCATGGTGTGGCGGCTATGAGCGTTACAAAATTGTTGACGGAGTAGTAACTCCACCTATCATAACGATGGTTACTAATGTTGCAGCTCCTGTCGGAGACTTGCCAGCATTGCTAAGTATTGATGATGTCACTACTGTATTTCATGAATTTGGTCATGCATTGGACGGATTGTTCTCTAATGTTCGTTATGAGCAAACTTTCAGATCGACTGATTTTACAGAATTGCCTTCTCAAATTATGGAACATTGGGCTATGGAACCTGATGTATTAAAAGTATATGCAAAACATTATAAAACAGGTGAAGTAATTCCTGATGATCTGATCGAAAAAATTCAAAAATCCAGCTTGTTCAATCAGGGATTTATTACCGTTGAATTTGTTGCGGCTGCACTAATCGATATGGAATATTATACACAAACGGTAGAAAAGGATTTAGATATCAGGGCTTTCGAAAAAGATTTTTTTGCAAAACGAAAATTAATACCTGAAATTGCGCCACGATACAGAACCACTTATTTCTCTCACATCATTGGTGGGTACTCAGCCGGATATTACAGCTATTTGTGGTCTGGAGTACTTGATAATGATGCCTTCGAAGCATTTAAAGAAACCAGTTTGTTCGACCAGGAAACAGCACAAAAATTCAGAAGAGAAATTCTTGAACCTAATGGTTTAAAAGATCCGGATGAAATGTATTTTAATTTCCGGGGACGTGCACCAATCATTGAACCTTTGTTAAAGAGCAGGGGATTGAAATAG
- a CDS encoding PDZ domain-containing protein encodes MRNMFKLTLVAICLLSCSFQEPVQKTITKTEFQLPSGAIPIIYRKHIYIEGIVDKAKSVFVFDTGADNLYIDSLFFGDNKFAYDKIVVAFLPGVGSKPQKTKLILDTVSFQFANNNYRTSNVPILGLKNILGDFADGILGRNYFNVKILEINYNYQYMKIHDSINVAITNGYTKIRCENVNNRLYVPIKLNINDSLEIIGKCTLDLGSGGSISLTSPTAKQFDLGNNVNKKRNYYSKYGGVGGETSRNDFIAKSLFIGDYELNDFVMDYSEDKYGALSSNKNLGLLGNRILEKFDIIIDFRNSILYLKPNGDFNNSFEIPRLGFAFVDRAVTMDAWNITGLYKNSSAEKSGLKIDDKITHINGQSIKEISHEQQQEIIKRSESIKLTIQRNNESLILNIQLREIL; translated from the coding sequence ATGAGAAATATGTTTAAACTGACCTTAGTGGCTATTTGTTTGTTGTCTTGTAGTTTTCAAGAACCTGTTCAAAAAACTATCACAAAAACTGAATTTCAATTACCATCAGGTGCCATTCCAATTATTTATCGGAAGCATATTTATATAGAAGGAATTGTTGATAAAGCTAAAAGCGTTTTTGTATTTGATACCGGGGCTGATAATTTATATATTGACTCCTTATTTTTCGGGGATAATAAATTTGCTTATGATAAAATTGTTGTAGCTTTTTTACCCGGGGTGGGATCAAAACCACAAAAAACAAAATTGATATTGGATACAGTTAGCTTTCAATTTGCCAATAATAATTATAGAACCAGCAATGTTCCAATTTTAGGACTGAAAAACATTCTTGGCGATTTTGCGGATGGCATTTTAGGGAGGAATTATTTTAACGTAAAAATATTAGAAATCAATTACAATTATCAGTACATGAAAATCCATGATAGCATTAATGTTGCTATCACAAATGGATATACAAAAATTAGGTGTGAAAATGTAAATAATAGGCTTTATGTTCCCATTAAATTAAACATTAATGATTCGTTAGAAATTATAGGAAAGTGTACCCTTGATTTGGGTAGTGGTGGAAGTATATCATTAACAAGCCCGACAGCCAAACAATTTGATCTGGGAAATAATGTTAATAAAAAAAGAAACTACTATTCGAAATACGGAGGTGTTGGTGGCGAGACTTCAAGAAATGATTTTATTGCCAAGTCTTTGTTTATTGGGGATTACGAACTCAATGATTTTGTGATGGATTATAGTGAGGATAAATATGGGGCACTTTCGTCAAACAAAAACTTAGGCTTACTTGGTAATCGGATATTAGAAAAGTTTGACATTATCATTGATTTCAGAAATAGTATTCTTTACCTAAAACCCAATGGTGATTTTAATAATTCTTTTGAAATCCCTCGTCTGGGATTCGCATTTGTTGACAGAGCAGTCACAATGGATGCTTGGAATATAACAGGTTTATATAAAAATTCTTCTGCTGAAAAATCAGGTTTAAAAATTGACGATAAAATCACTCATATAAACGGCCAGTCGATTAAGGAAATAAGCCATGAACAACAACAGGAGATTATTAAGAGGTCGGAATCTATAAAATTGACAATTCAAAGAAATAATGAATCCTTAATTTTAAATATTCAATTAAGGGAAATTCTTTAA
- a CDS encoding TlpA family protein disulfide reductase, with amino-acid sequence MKRTSLLLLFVLIASILVGQSKSEYLKEVLNNLGKIKSATYFSTKTTYQQGDTISMFGDKHFYFKWFDNPADTSVGASFVKLYQDDTTRMQFAYDGNVRVLVYDEDKTLVIDNFEYNYWPFRIVYPPFITMAKNIIKFVNETKDSVLIESKDFGQQIQFIVSIFDHQVHFVGKIPVYETPYGSKIGENSLYEIWVNKSNGLPFKIVQDMLHEKTVEVVEFIILNEHKIENFKVSDYFMPDYKLREYKIAKSVTKNEFEGKTAPEWLLKDADNTLIDFKDLKSKVVLIQFTGIGCGHCQMAIPFLKQLFTENKDKDFELVSIETWVSSLDGIKKYRDKHKIDYMYLQATEKVKSDYKINSAPIFFILDENRIIRKVINGYGKGTTDKEIRDTINKLI; translated from the coding sequence ATGAAAAGAACATCTTTATTGCTGTTATTTGTTTTAATTGCAAGCATCCTCGTTGGTCAATCAAAAAGTGAATATTTAAAAGAGGTTTTAAATAATCTTGGAAAAATTAAATCTGCTACATATTTTTCAACTAAAACAACCTATCAGCAGGGCGACACCATTTCAATGTTTGGAGATAAACATTTTTATTTTAAGTGGTTCGACAATCCTGCTGATACTTCTGTTGGGGCAAGTTTTGTGAAACTATATCAGGATGATACAACGAGAATGCAATTTGCTTATGATGGAAACGTTCGGGTTCTGGTTTATGATGAAGACAAAACCTTGGTTATTGATAATTTTGAATATAACTATTGGCCGTTTCGGATTGTTTATCCGCCTTTCATAACAATGGCAAAAAATATTATCAAGTTTGTCAATGAAACAAAAGATAGTGTTTTGATTGAATCAAAAGATTTTGGTCAACAGATTCAATTTATTGTATCAATATTTGATCATCAAGTTCATTTTGTTGGTAAGATACCAGTTTATGAAACACCTTATGGATCGAAAATAGGCGAAAATTCATTATATGAAATTTGGGTAAATAAGTCGAACGGCTTGCCTTTTAAAATTGTACAGGATATGCTCCATGAAAAAACTGTTGAAGTTGTTGAATTTATTATACTAAATGAGCATAAAATTGAAAATTTTAAGGTCTCGGATTATTTTATGCCCGATTATAAGCTAAGAGAATATAAAATTGCAAAAAGTGTCACAAAAAATGAATTTGAAGGAAAAACAGCCCCCGAATGGTTATTAAAAGATGCGGATAACACCCTCATAGATTTTAAGGATTTAAAAAGTAAAGTAGTACTTATTCAATTTACAGGGATTGGTTGTGGACATTGTCAGATGGCCATTCCTTTTTTAAAACAGTTGTTCACAGAAAACAAGGATAAGGACTTTGAATTGGTCAGTATTGAAACCTGGGTATCAAGCTTAGATGGGATTAAAAAATATCGGGATAAACATAAGATTGATTATATGTATCTTCAGGCAACCGAGAAGGTAAAGAGTGATTATAAAATTAATAGCGCTCCTATATTTTTTATTTTAGATGAAAACAGAATTATAAGGAAAGTAATTAATGGTTATGGAAAGGGAACAACAGATAAAGAGATTCGTGATACCATAAATAAGTTGATATAA
- a CDS encoding redoxin domain-containing protein: MKKFFYLSISLFLILTSCSQKEDYSKIILETSGFSDSTKIFLFNHETEKQDSGYIINNHLVFSAEVNEPTLFSIRTVFNHKKREEFENKLFWKENNSLTIKAEKGNLKNAKIEGSVIQKQADIVELRQFQLKQNYDSLIKEYSALPKEETEKRLALSAQRREISQAIKDVETNYIKDNPDQLYSAFTLKRLMTYTIPKDKTKELFENLSDRMKASSYGISIKKYLDLSLDLKIGDKAPDFQLPDLDGNLIGLSNFEGKYILLDFWSSNCNPCTLELPNMLKNYQAYRDRGFEIISISFDKKREDWENATKQYNMIWSTVCDFKGSDGDVIMSYKVYFMPTYFLIDPNGIIIDKFLGTGQLDEKLKTIFAI, from the coding sequence ATGAAAAAATTCTTTTATTTATCTATTTCGCTTTTCCTTATTTTAACAAGCTGTAGTCAAAAAGAAGATTATTCAAAAATAATTTTAGAAACCTCTGGTTTTTCAGATAGTACAAAAATCTTTCTTTTCAATCATGAAACTGAAAAACAAGACTCAGGCTATATTATTAATAACCATCTTGTTTTTTCAGCAGAAGTGAATGAACCAACATTGTTTTCAATACGTACAGTTTTCAATCATAAAAAAAGAGAGGAATTTGAAAATAAGCTTTTTTGGAAAGAAAATAATTCACTAACCATTAAAGCCGAAAAAGGAAATTTGAAAAATGCAAAAATAGAAGGTTCGGTTATTCAAAAACAAGCAGATATTGTTGAGTTAAGACAATTTCAATTAAAGCAGAATTACGATAGTCTCATAAAAGAATACAGCGCTTTGCCAAAAGAAGAAACAGAAAAAAGATTGGCATTAAGTGCTCAAAGAAGAGAAATATCACAAGCAATAAAGGATGTAGAAACTAATTATATAAAAGATAATCCGGATCAGCTCTACAGTGCTTTCACCCTAAAACGATTAATGACATATACAATTCCTAAAGATAAGACCAAAGAATTATTTGAAAACTTAAGTGATCGAATGAAAGCAAGCAGCTATGGAATCTCGATCAAGAAATATTTAGATTTAAGCTTAGATTTAAAAATTGGAGATAAAGCACCCGATTTTCAATTACCCGACCTCGATGGTAATTTAATTGGATTAAGTAATTTTGAAGGCAAATATATTTTGCTTGATTTTTGGAGTTCAAATTGTAATCCGTGTACCCTTGAATTGCCTAACATGTTAAAGAACTACCAAGCCTATCGTGATAGGGGATTTGAAATCATAAGCATCTCTTTCGATAAGAAAAGAGAAGACTGGGAGAATGCCACAAAACAATATAACATGATTTGGAGCACAGTTTGCGACTTTAAAGGCAGTGATGGTGATGTTATTATGTCCTATAAGGTTTATTTTATGCCGACCTATTTTTTAATTGATCCTAATGGAATAATTATTGATAAATTTCTGGGAACGGGTCAACTGGATGAAAAATTGAAAACGATATTTGCAATTTAA